The genome window TACGGAATGTGCCTCAGCACCTCGACGCGAGTGCCTGTAAGCTCATAATCGCTCATCGTTTTCTCCTCGTCGTTTTTTTTAGCAGGGGCATGATATTCACCAAAGACTGACGCCCTGCCCGGTGTCCAGGGCGTGGACGATCTCGTCGCGCCAGTTCGGGAAATGATCGGCGCAGGCGCGCAGCAGGCCGAAACAACCGGTCATCATCTGGTCGCCATGCGGCACTGCCTGGTAGACGGGCAGGCGTGAGCCGTTGAGCATGGCGCGGCGCGGCCCGGTGACGGCCACGAAATCGAGCGCGACCGGCGTCTGGTCCAACACCAGGGCGCCATGCCCATGACCGGCAAAGACCTCCTGGTGGCTGATGGAGCCGTCGGCCAGCCGCTCGATCCAGCCGGTCAGCCCCTCCTGGTTCAGCAGGCCGGTGTGGTGCTCGAACAGGCGCACGAACTGGCCGTCACGGTATTGAAAGGCCAGGCAGTGGAAGTTGCCCACGTTGGCGATCAGCGCGGAGGGGTGCGCCCTGACCGCCGGGTCGTCCCAGGCGCCCCACACCGCGGCCGGCGCGGTGTCCATGACCAGCACGGGGACAGAGGGATCGGCGCCGGCGCTGTCTGCCACGGCCTGCAGACGGGTCATGATGGGCGGCACGGCCGCGGCCGGGAAGGCAAAGGTGGACAGGCGGCGGTTGGCCTGCAAACGGGCGGCCAGGTAATCCAGGCGAAACTGGCGATCGCTGACGGCCGGCGGCGCGTCGCCATGATCGAACACCGCGACGGCCAGCGCGTCCGGTCGCAGGGTCAGGCCAAAAGCGGCAAAAGCCTGGGCGATGGCGGGATAGTCGAAATCTCTGAGGGTGACATGGGCCATGTCGGGCCGCCGGGCCAGACCGGCAGCCTCGTCCGCGCTCACCACTTCGATCCCCAGGTCGCGGCGCACGGCCTCCAGGTCGTCGTTGAAGCTGCGCGCCGCCGCCGCGGTGGCCCAGATGGGCAGCCCGGCCTTGTGATGATCCTCCGCGGCCCAGGCGCTCGG of Candidatus Amarolinea dominans contains these proteins:
- a CDS encoding pyruvate formate lyase-activating protein; the protein is MMHILAVDIGTGTQDILWFDSTRDPENCLKLVMPSPTLRVAGQIRQATAARQPLLLSGVLMGGGPSAWAAEDHHKAGLPIWATAAAARSFNDDLEAVRRDLGIEVVSADEAAGLARRPDMAHVTLRDFDYPAIAQAFAAFGLTLRPDALAVAVFDHGDAPPAVSDRQFRLDYLAARLQANRRLSTFAFPAAAVPPIMTRLQAVADSAGADPSVPVLVMDTAPAAVWGAWDDPAVRAHPSALIANVGNFHCLAFQYRDGQFVRLFEHHTGLLNQEGLTGWIERLADGSISHQEVFAGHGHGALVLDQTPVALDFVAVTGPRRAMLNGSRLPVYQAVPHGDQMMTGCFGLLRACADHFPNWRDEIVHALDTGQGVSLW